A window from Vigna angularis cultivar LongXiaoDou No.4 chromosome 7, ASM1680809v1, whole genome shotgun sequence encodes these proteins:
- the LOC108336361 gene encoding serine/arginine-rich SC35-like splicing factor SCL30, giving the protein MRRNSPAYYSPPRRGYGGRGGGSNRRGFGGGRRRDNNNGSLLVRNIPLDCRPEELRVPFERFGPVRDVYIPKDYYSGEPRGFAFVQFVDPYDASEAQYHMNRQIFAGREISVVVAEETRKRPEEMRHRTRTRGPAGYGGRRSSHYGRSRSRSITRSRSPPYHSGSRSRYRSRSYSPAPRRQSDYSVSPRRQAEHRRSPRGPPRERDGELKRRSYSPAYGNGIEQNQSNGYAEKSMYKSEADRGQWKSSRSPLGSRSRSADLSPRRGR; this is encoded by the exons ATGCGGCGGAACAGTCCTGCATACTACAGTCCTCCGCGGCGAGGATACGGTGGCCGTGGAGGAGGGTCCAATAGAAGGGGATTCGGTGGAGGCAGGCGCAGGGATAACAACAATGGAAGCCTCTTGGTTCGGAACATTCCTCTCGATTGCAGACCTGAGGAGCTTCGTGTTCCTTTCGAGCGATTCGGACCTGTTCGCGATGTTTACATACCCAAGGATTATTACTCTGG AGAACCTCGAGGCTTTGCATTTGTGCAGTTTGTGGATCCTTATGACGCCTCAGAGGCACAGTACCATATGAACAGACAGATCTTTGCTGGAAGGGAAATATCTGTGGTTGTTGCTGAAGAGACAAGAAAAAGACCAGAGGAGATGCGACACAGGACCAGAACCAG AGGACCGGCGGGCTATGGAGGCCGAAGGTCTTCTCATTATG GGCGTTCTCGATCTCGCTCAATTACTAGATCACGCTCACCACCTTATCATTCTGGTTCTAGAAGTCGGTATCGTTCAAG gTCTTATTCTCCTGCTCCAAGACGGCAAAGTGATTACTCTGTTTCCCCTAGGAGGCAAGCAGAGCATCGTAGATCACCAAGAGGTCCTCCCAGGGAGCGAGATGGTGAACTAAAGCGTAGATCTTATTCTCCGGCATATGGCAATGGTATTGAACAGAATCAAAGCAATGGATATGCTGA GAAATCTATGTACAAGTCTGAAGCTGATCGAGGCCAGTGGAAGTCATCGAGATCACCCCTTGGGTCTAGATCAAGATCTGCTGACCTGTCACCTAGGCGTGGAAGATGA
- the LOC108337905 gene encoding 16 kDa phloem protein 1, whose amino-acid sequence MAIGFIEVQLVKAKGLRNTDIFGKMDPYVLIQYKGQEKRSKVAYGQGKNPVWNERFIFKVEYPGSNDQHKVIFKIMDKDLFKDDFVGEAIIHVGDLLAQGVENGGAKLQTLKYRVVRADKSYCGEIDVGVTFTPKVEDKFAEEQIGGWKESDNYLA is encoded by the exons ATGGCAATCGGTTTCATCGAGGTGCAACTTGTGAAAGCAAAAGGCCTACGTAACACCGATATCTTTG GTAAAATGGATCCCTATGTTCTGATACAATACAAAGGCCaagagaaaagaagtaaagTCGCTTATG GGCAGGGAAAGAATCCGGTATGGAATGAACGGTTTATCTTCAAAGTAGAGTATCCTGGATCAAACGATCAACACAAGGTCATCTTCAAAATTATGGACAAAGATTTATTTAAAGACGACTTTGTTGGAGAAGCCAT AATCCATGTGGGGGATTTATTGGCCCAAGGAGTAGAGAATGGAGGAGCTAAGCTACAAACTCTAAAGTATAGAGTGGTTCGTGCAGACAAGTCTTATTGTGGAGAAATTGATGTTGGTGTTACTTTTACTCCCAAG GTGGAAGACAAATTTGCTGAAGAACAGATAGGAGGATGGAAAGAAAGTGATAACTATTTAGCTTAG
- the LOC108337373 gene encoding 16 kDa phloem protein 1, translating to MAFGFMEVELVKAKGLRDTDVFARMDPYVLLQYKGQERKSSVIHEGGRNPVWNEKFVFRVEYPGSGDQYKLNLVIMDKDVFSADDFVGQAAVYVKDLLAEGTEKGSAELRPHKYSVVRADQSYCGEIEVGITFTLKEQEYADDDDVGGWKESCF from the exons atGGCATTTGGATTCATGGAGGTGGAGCTGGTGAAAGCAAAGGGTCTTCGTGATACTGATGTCTTCG CTCGTATGGATCCTTATGTCCTATTACAATACAAAGGTCAAGAGCGCAAGAGCAGTGTAATTCATG AGGGAGGCAGAAATCCTGTATGGAATGAGAAATTCGTATTCAGAGTAGAATATCCCGGTTCAGGTGACCAATACAAGCTCAACCTTGTAATCATGGACAAGGATGTATTTTCTGCAGATGACTTTGTTGGCCAGGCTGC AGTTTATGTAAAGGATTTATTGGCAGAAGGAACAGAGAAGGGATCGGCTGAGCTTCGTCCTCACAAGTATAGTGTGGTTCGTGCTGACCAATCTTATTGTGGTGAAATAGAAGTTGGTATAACTTTCACCTTAAAG GAACAGGAAtatgctgatgatgatgatgttggaggATGGAAGGAAAGTTGCTTTTGA